Proteins encoded by one window of Pan troglodytes isolate AG18354 chromosome 16, NHGRI_mPanTro3-v2.0_pri, whole genome shotgun sequence:
- the GATM gene encoding glycine amidinotransferase, mitochondrial, producing MGPRGAAGAERGYKRPRAPRARPPRSGRALGKAWTDAAQGPGTFRAWTSRARAMLRVRCLRGGSRGAEAVHYIGSRLGRTLTGWVQRTFQSTQAATASSRNSCAADDKATEPLPKDCPVSSYNEWDPLEEVIVGRAENACVPPFTIEVKANTYEKYWPFYQKHGGHYFPKDHLKKAVAEIEEMCNILKTEGVTVRRPDPIDWSLKYKTPDFESTGLYSAMPRDILIVVGNEIIEAPMAWRSRFFEYRAYRSIIKDYFHRGAKWTTAPKPTMADELYNQDYPIHSVEDRHKLAAQGKFVTTEFEPCFDAADFIRAGRDIFAQRSQVTNYLGIEWMRRHLAPDYRVHIISFKDPNPMHIDATFNIIGPGIVLSNPDRPCHQIDLFKKAGWTIITPPTPIIPDDHPLWMSSKWLSMNVLMLDEKRVMVDANEVPIQKMFEKLGITTIKVNIRNANSLGGGFHCWTCDVRRRGTLQSYLD from the exons ATGGGGCCGCGGGGGGCGGCCGGGGCGGAGCGCGGCTACAAAAGGCCTCGGGCCCCGCGCGCCCGCCCACCCCGCTCCGGGCGCGCTCTCGGGAAGGCTTGGACCGACGCGGCCCAGGGGCCAGGAACATTCCGCGCGTGGACCAGCCGGGCCAGGGCGATGCTGCGGGTGCGGTGTCTGCGCGGCGGGAGCCGCGGCGCCGAGGCGGTGCACTACATCGGATCTCGG CTTGGACGAACCTTGACAGGATGGGTGCAGCGAACTTTCCAGAGCACCCAGGCAGCTACGGCTTCCTCCCGGAACTCCTGTGCAGCTGACGACAAGGCCACTGAGCCTCTGCCCAAGGACTGCCCTGTCTCTTCTTACAACGAATGGGACCCCTTAGAGGAGGTGATAGTGGGCAGAGCAGAAAACGCCTGTGTTCCACCGTTCACCATCGAGGTGAAG GCCAACACATATGAAAAGTACTGGCCATTTTACCAGAAGCATGGAGGGCATTATTTTCCCAAAGATCATTTGAAAAAGGCTGTTGCTGAAATTGAAGAAatgtgcaatattttaaaaacggAAGGAGTGACAGTAAGGAGGCCTGACCCCATTGACTGGTCATTGAAGTATAAAACTCCTGATTTTGAGTCTACGG GTTTATACAGTGCAATGCCTCGAGACATCCTGATAGTTGTGGGCAATGAGATTATCGAGGCTCCCATGGCATGGCGTTCACGCTTCTTTGAGTACCGAGCGTACAGGTCAATTATCAAAGACTACTTCCACCGTGGCGCCAAGTGGACAACAGCTCCTAAGCCCACAATGGCTGATGAGCTTTATAACCAG GATTATCCCATCCACTCTGTAGAAGACAGACACAAATTGGCTGCTCAGGGAAAATTTGTGACAACTGAGTTTGAGCCATGCTTTGATGCTGCTGACTTCATTCGAGCTGGAAGAGATATTTTTGCACAGAGAAGCCAG gtTACAAACTACCTAGGCATTGAATGGATGCGTAGGCATCTTGCTCCAGACTACAGAGTACATATCATCTCCTTTAAAGATCCCAATCCCATGCATATTGATGCTACCTTCAACATCATTGGACCTGGTATTGTGCTTTCCAACCCTGACCGACCATGTCACCAG ATTGATCTTTTCAAGAAAGCAGGATGGACTATCATTACTCCTCCAACACCAATCATCCCAGACG atCATCCACTCTGGATGTCATCCAAATGGCTTTCCATGAATGTCTTAATGCTAGATGAAAAACGTGTTATGGTGGATGCCAATGAAGTTCCAATTCAAAAGATGTTTGAAAAGCTGG GTATCACTACCATTAAAGTTAACATTCGTAATGCCAATTCCCTGGGAGGAGGCTTCCATTGCTGGACCTGCGATGTCCGGCGCCGAGGCACCCTACAGTCCTACTTGGACTGA